One genomic segment of Micromonospora sp. WMMC415 includes these proteins:
- a CDS encoding RNA polymerase sigma factor has protein sequence MGGLMSDDDEFLHAVSEHLDLVYNLARRLTRSRPAAEDLVQETYLRALRGWRRRPPEDVRAWLATICLNTARTGYRREAARPAEVLDPDAGVTLVSAHDTAAEAISAAVRDQVHQAMWQLPAAQREAITLMDLCGFTAAQVATMTGTPRGTILARVHRGHKRLAALLQQQGVTPGEA, from the coding sequence ATGGGTGGGCTGATGAGTGACGACGACGAGTTTCTACACGCGGTCAGCGAGCATCTGGATCTGGTCTACAACCTGGCCAGGCGGCTGACCCGCTCGCGGCCAGCCGCGGAGGACCTGGTGCAGGAGACGTACCTGCGGGCGTTGCGCGGGTGGCGGCGTCGGCCGCCGGAGGACGTGCGCGCCTGGCTGGCCACGATCTGCCTGAACACGGCCCGGACCGGCTACCGGAGGGAGGCGGCTCGGCCGGCAGAAGTGCTCGACCCGGACGCGGGCGTAACGCTGGTCTCCGCCCACGACACCGCCGCCGAGGCGATCAGCGCCGCGGTGCGGGACCAGGTGCACCAGGCGATGTGGCAATTACCGGCCGCGCAGCGGGAGGCGATCACCCTGATGGACCTGTGCGGGTTCACCGCGGCGCAGGTCGCCACCATGACCGGCACGCCACGCGGCACGATACTGGCCCGGGTGCACCGCGGCCACAAGCGTCTCGCGGCGTTGCTGCAGCAGCAAGGGGTGACACCCGGTGAGGCATGA